The Longimicrobiaceae bacterium genomic interval GCAGATGGCGTGCGGCGTGTGCAGCTCGGCCGCGCTCGCCACCTCTTCCGGGAAGCGGAGGAGCAGCTTCACCAGCTCCGTCTCCGTCTCGTCGCTCAGCAGCTCCAGGTCCGCCGCCGCGGCGCTGATCGCGTCCTTCTCCACGCCCACGCGGCGGAAGATGGAGCTCATGCGCGCGTGGGCGTACTGGATCTTGTAGACCGGGTTCTTGTCGCTCTGGTCCAGCGCCAGGTCCAGGTCGAACGTGAGCTGGGCCTCGGCGCGGCGCATGAGGAAGAAGTAGCGCGTCACGTCCACGCCCACCTCCTCGAACAGGTCGCGCAGCGTGACGTAGTCGCCCGCGCGCTTGCTGAACTTCACCTCCACGCCGCCGCGCAGCACCGTCACCATCTGGTGCAGCACGTACTCGGGGTAACCCTCAGGCATGCCCAGCGCCCGCAGGCCGGCGCGCACGCGGGCCACGGTGCCGTGATGGTCGGCGCCCTGCACGTTGATGGCGCGGTGGAAGCCGCGCTCCCACTTGGTCACGTGATAGGCCACGTCCGGCAGGAAGTACGTGGGATGGCCGGTGCTCTTGACCATCACCCGGTCCTTGTCGTCGCCGAACTCGGTCGTCCGCAGCCACAGCGCGCCGTCCTTCTCGTACGCCAGCCCCGTCGCCTGGAGGCGCGCGAGGGTGTCCTCCACGCGCCCCTCGGTGTACAGCGACGACTCCAGGTAGAAGCAGTCGAAGTGCACCCGCAGGTCGTCCATGTCGCGGTTCTGCTCGGCGCGCAGGCGGCGCACGGCGAACACCCGCATGGCCTCCATCGCCCCGGTGGACTCGTCGTCACGGAACTGGTCGCCGTGCTCGGCCCGGAACTCGGCCGCGATGTCGGAGATGTACTCGCCCTGGTAGCCGTCTTCGGGAAACGGCAGGTCCGCGCCCAGCTGCTGCTGGTAGCGCGTCCACACGCTGCGGGTGAGGCGGTTGATCTGCTCGCCCGCGTCGTTGTAGTAGAACTCGCGGTGCACGCTCCACCCCGCCCACGCCAGCAGCTCGGAGACGGCGTCACCCAGCGCCGCCTGCCGCCCGTGGCCGATGTGCAGCGGGCCGGTGGGGTTGGCGGAGACGAACTCCAC includes:
- the argS gene encoding arginine--tRNA ligase, producing the protein MPVQKLQQEISRVLGEMGVDADHPVALERPRNPEHGDWASNVAMTLAKKLGRPPRQIADELVARIGASAAGIRSAEVAGPGFINFRLATDYLRTGLAEILSRGDEYGRGDDGQGRRVAVEFVSANPTGPLHIGHGRQAALGDAVSELLAWAGWSVHREFYYNDAGEQINRLTRSVWTRYQQQLGADLPFPEDGYQGEYISDIAAEFRAEHGDQFRDDESTGAMEAMRVFAVRRLRAEQNRDMDDLRVHFDCFYLESSLYTEGRVEDTLARLQATGLAYEKDGALWLRTTEFGDDKDRVMVKSTGHPTYFLPDVAYHVTKWERGFHRAINVQGADHHGTVARVRAGLRALGMPEGYPEYVLHQMVTVLRGGVEVKFSKRAGDYVTLRDLFEEVGVDVTRYFFLMRRAEAQLTFDLDLALDQSDKNPVYKIQYAHARMSSIFRRVGVEKDAISAAAADLELLSDETETELVKLLLRFPEEVASAAELHTPHAICAYLEEVSGAVNSWYHAGNRNPALRVVGVDENLSRARLVLARAVQVVLRNGLAVLGIGAPERMDREAPEAVATA